A region from the Aegilops tauschii subsp. strangulata cultivar AL8/78 chromosome 5, Aet v6.0, whole genome shotgun sequence genome encodes:
- the LOC109759202 gene encoding uncharacterized protein isoform X1 — MKRPPPRDDATAAGSSGGGFNKGKGRWDGKKRNEQRLGGSGGALSLAAFANAKSRSTGYNPALIKKQKEFYRNAKVISKYKKSKKHQNQSNYPPQFPTLEEGGADTTDVPKPHDKRKKRTSQSLNVEYEKKRLEDEKAKKERDAMIQAKKEEREKSEAKRKELREKMFKRTRSGQPVMKYRIEHLLETALESSNKCMLDSSEELHYTFFLQEPRLALERVRSQELTKNHKILEQLAVEVATT, encoded by the exons ATGAAACGGCCGCCACCACGCGATGACGCGACGGCGGCGGGCAGCAGCGGAGGAGGGTTCAACAAGGGGAAGGGGAGGTGGGACGGGAAGAAGCGGAATGAGCAGCGGCTGGGAGGCAGCGGCGGGGCGCTCTCCCTCGCGGCCTTCGCCAACGCCAAGTCCAGGAGCACCGGCTACAACCCGGCACTCATCA AGAAGCAGAAGGAGTTCTACAGGAATGCTAAAGTGATTAGCAAGTACAAGAAGTCGAAGAAGCACCAAAATCAGTCAAACTATCCTCCACAATTTCCAACCCTTGAG GAAGGAGGTGCTGATACAACGGATGTGCCAAAACCACATGATAAGAGGAAGAAGCGTACTTCACAAAGCTTGAATGTGGAGTACGAGAAGAAACGTCTAGAGGACGAGAAGGCAAAGAAGGAGCGGGATGCGATGATACAGGCAAAGAAGGAGGAGCGAGAGAAGTCTGAAGCGAAGAGAAAGGAGCTTAGGGAGAAGATGTTCAAGAGGACGCGATCCGGGCAGCCTGTGATGAAATACAGGATCGAGCATCTCCTGGAGACTGCACTAGAAAGCTCAAACAA GTGCATGCTAGATTCATCTGAAGAGCTGCACTACACATTCTTCTTGCAGGAGCCAAGGCTAGCCCTTGAGAGGGTGAGGAGCCAAGAATTGACGAAGAACCATAAGATCCTTGAGCAGCTAGCTGTGGAGGTTGCTACTACATAA
- the LOC109759202 gene encoding uncharacterized protein isoform X2, protein MKRPPPRDDATAAGSSGGGFNKGKGRWDGKKRNEQRLGGSGGALSLAAFANAKSRSTGYNPALIKKQKEFYRNAKVISKYKKSKKHQNQSNYPPQFPTLEEGGADTTDVPKPHDKRKKRTSQSLNVEYEKKRLEDEKAKKERDAMIQAKKEEREKSEAKRKELREKMFKRTRSGQPVMKYRIEHLLETALESSNKSQG, encoded by the exons ATGAAACGGCCGCCACCACGCGATGACGCGACGGCGGCGGGCAGCAGCGGAGGAGGGTTCAACAAGGGGAAGGGGAGGTGGGACGGGAAGAAGCGGAATGAGCAGCGGCTGGGAGGCAGCGGCGGGGCGCTCTCCCTCGCGGCCTTCGCCAACGCCAAGTCCAGGAGCACCGGCTACAACCCGGCACTCATCA AGAAGCAGAAGGAGTTCTACAGGAATGCTAAAGTGATTAGCAAGTACAAGAAGTCGAAGAAGCACCAAAATCAGTCAAACTATCCTCCACAATTTCCAACCCTTGAG GAAGGAGGTGCTGATACAACGGATGTGCCAAAACCACATGATAAGAGGAAGAAGCGTACTTCACAAAGCTTGAATGTGGAGTACGAGAAGAAACGTCTAGAGGACGAGAAGGCAAAGAAGGAGCGGGATGCGATGATACAGGCAAAGAAGGAGGAGCGAGAGAAGTCTGAAGCGAAGAGAAAGGAGCTTAGGGAGAAGATGTTCAAGAGGACGCGATCCGGGCAGCCTGTGATGAAATACAGGATCGAGCATCTCCTGGAGACTGCACTAGAAAGCTCAAACAA GAGCCAAGGCTAG
- the LOC109759199 gene encoding putative glutaredoxin-C14: protein MDRVMKLASERAVVIFTLSSCCMCHTVARLFCDLGVNALVRELDQDPRGKEMERALLKMLGKGPSVPVVFIGGKLVGGTNRVMSMHLSGELVPMLRNAGALWL from the coding sequence ATGGACCGCGTGATGAAGCTGGCGTCGGAGCGAGCGGTGGTGATCTTCACCCTGAGTTCCTGTTGCATGTGCCACACCGTGGCGCGGCTCTTCTGCGACCTGGGTGTCAATGCACTGGTGCGCGAGCTAGACCAAGACCCAAGGGGAAAGGAGATGGAGAGAGCTCTCCTCAAGATGCTCGGGAAAGGCCCGTCTGTTCCAGTGGTGTTCATCGGCGGGAAGCTTGTCGGCGGGACAAACAGAGTCATGTCCATGCATCTCAGCGGCGAGCTGGTCCCAATGCTGAGGAATGCAGGTGCCCTCTGGCTATAG